In a single window of the Streptomyces cinnabarinus genome:
- the mads7 gene encoding methylation-associated defense system protein MAD7 — MALRRRDTEFKHLGVSYLDFKRVQMDRVLTGFLMRLNHKGLTSRLVRRKDLFVKEFADEFTDPVNADRFQGFAEHPEMARRWVETQLLDVVNRGKPAQEVAGLRPLHGLTYRFRSSRHSRPYGADAQLYEMLRHARGPLGALALEQLRAFFFTGLGTAASVPAQKTPVDIETQAVLHLNSQVKADSPHTVKGWYAAPPLCVGQADLLADDVVRLLSLKDLLPRITMVEYLKILFAFHLALGQFKTMKLLPVAVARSAADPACGHDRCPASATAQDPLAGCPFRVGLFMDVAGVPGTPAAALAEHSAEHWLRRIPDFVRASYTVRKLDEFAEHLVGQGKERRPPHGHFTVPELLRFGTDDYRKARDEFFGSRLTAILDDTPVSEQPEEVRPLLDESMGLAPFEKYLEVLMAYRGPYHHKYIFQAIDSLLLKNRPGAAIAQPHGGRRRFILDSALLEVLVQVALLRLNPRGASSPYTHHTVSLRLDEFLALLRDRYGLYVDRLPTADGFGPAGLEEEAALRANAEAFTTRMREIGFYDDLSDAYLTQVITPRFSITEDGMVATGGR; from the coding sequence ATGGCACTGCGGCGCCGTGACACCGAGTTCAAGCACCTCGGCGTCTCCTACCTGGACTTCAAGCGTGTGCAGATGGACCGGGTGCTGACCGGGTTCCTCATGCGACTCAACCACAAGGGCCTCACCAGCCGCCTCGTGCGGCGCAAGGACCTGTTCGTCAAAGAGTTCGCGGACGAGTTCACCGACCCCGTCAACGCCGACCGCTTCCAAGGCTTCGCGGAGCACCCCGAGATGGCCCGGCGCTGGGTGGAGACTCAGCTCCTGGACGTGGTCAACCGGGGCAAACCCGCCCAGGAAGTAGCCGGACTGCGCCCACTGCACGGACTCACCTACCGGTTCCGCAGCAGCCGCCACTCCCGCCCTTACGGCGCCGACGCCCAGCTGTACGAGATGCTGCGGCACGCTCGCGGCCCGCTGGGTGCCCTCGCACTGGAACAGCTTCGGGCGTTCTTCTTCACCGGACTCGGTACGGCGGCCTCCGTCCCTGCGCAGAAGACCCCCGTGGACATCGAGACGCAGGCGGTACTGCACCTCAACAGCCAGGTGAAGGCTGACAGTCCGCACACGGTCAAGGGCTGGTACGCGGCGCCCCCGCTGTGCGTCGGACAGGCCGACCTTCTCGCCGACGACGTCGTACGTCTGCTGTCCCTGAAGGATCTGCTGCCGCGCATCACCATGGTCGAGTACCTGAAGATCCTTTTCGCGTTCCACCTCGCCCTGGGCCAGTTCAAGACCATGAAACTGCTGCCCGTCGCAGTGGCGCGCTCGGCGGCCGACCCTGCCTGCGGCCACGACCGCTGCCCGGCCTCCGCGACCGCACAGGATCCGCTGGCCGGATGCCCTTTCCGCGTAGGCCTCTTCATGGATGTCGCGGGAGTCCCCGGCACCCCCGCCGCCGCCCTCGCCGAGCACAGTGCCGAACACTGGCTGCGCCGAATCCCCGACTTCGTACGTGCCTCCTACACGGTCCGCAAGCTCGACGAGTTCGCCGAGCACCTGGTCGGCCAGGGCAAGGAGCGCCGCCCGCCGCACGGACACTTCACCGTGCCCGAGCTCCTCCGTTTCGGCACGGACGACTACCGCAAGGCGCGTGACGAGTTCTTCGGCTCCCGGCTCACCGCGATCCTCGACGACACCCCCGTCAGCGAGCAGCCCGAAGAGGTCCGGCCGCTGCTGGACGAATCCATGGGCCTGGCCCCCTTCGAGAAGTACCTGGAAGTCCTGATGGCCTACCGAGGGCCCTACCACCACAAGTACATCTTCCAGGCCATCGACTCCCTCCTGCTCAAGAACCGCCCCGGCGCCGCCATCGCGCAGCCCCACGGCGGCCGCCGCCGCTTCATCCTGGACAGTGCGCTGCTGGAGGTGCTCGTCCAGGTGGCGCTGCTGCGCCTCAACCCCCGCGGCGCCTCCTCCCCGTACACCCACCACACCGTCTCGCTCCGGCTCGACGAGTTCCTCGCCCTGCTGCGCGACCGGTACGGGCTGTACGTGGACCGGCTGCCCACGGCCGACGGATTCGGCCCCGCGGGTCTGGAGGAGGAGGCCGCCCTGCGGGCCAACGCCGAGGCGTTCACCACACGGATGCGGGAGATCGGCTTCTACGACGATCTGTCGGACGCCTACCTCACTCAGGTGATCACCCCCAGGTTCTCCATCACCGAGGACGGCATGGTGGCCACCGGCGGACGGTAG
- the mads6 gene encoding methylation-associated defense system protein kinase MAD6 — translation MARIIPIGEPANEAERMVLRHLREHAPDDWIVVANFELPYGPGRPMFEVDLAVIADRGVYLADTKGVHGRVQVRGGRWYPQGMSFPSPARKIRNHARVAGDLLARSRAASGRLGSVWCEGLVVLPYRGATLHDPDGRDEVTTYQLADLVPFIERHRPPGHRAGPGDEDISALREDIARVFQAETRPPSGQRRFGHYEVVETLYEASPADLADQDGDPARKVSVYRVRLADQPRSGTRILQAHAVDPLLPDGARSTAYARIGNPVQALSKLPSSPYIVPCETSFPLDEGDGYAVVLKDVLAEALRVRLDARGPGTLGADARRRIVDGVLGGLAVAHAHRVVHRYLSPDTVLIGRNGTAMLTGFDYAHPGPPRPRDESRGIEAYAHQSPAYLAPECHERPGVFSPETDLYAAGVLFHELYTGEEPALGAGGTPLDSLDEADRIDPELKAVIRELLSADPGDRPPAREAIARLGSADKRRARVRGRRGGGEESGDPFDWDDPHSYTSLPEGFRLTERFRVRSLLGQGQFGVVYRVFNTLDDTDEVLKIITRDRESVRERLESEYRILRRIAPHPNVVRLIDAEWLPKGGFPYLRMEFAEGKDLKRVLDQGRPLGPADVRKLLDDCLAGLAHLHAGGVFHCDIKPSNLLWTADGARILDLNAAVSADSTLTPTLGSPRYLAPEATRITRPTREELTDLDLFALGISAYEALTCDYPWQGRGTPPRGGQPLDPRHLPGLADLDPDFTAVLLRALAPRRHERYHDADEFRAALAEVREVRLVPPAPAHEEPRRPAPADGDGDEAGTNPFVGHLQTLYSQSARTNAGTRGLDPAAYHLYVATALDDRLRPDVLAGRHRLVLITGNAGDGKTAFLQFLADEARRRGARFGEARANGDDFTLDGRSFHTNHDGSQDEGDTDNDTVLDTFLAPYRGATDEGWPDDATRLVAVNEGRLVDFVTRHQERYPLLADTVREGLTTGRAAHGVAVVNLNARDVLADPDGAGSIMRRMVAVLTDERHWQACGSCALAPRCYALHNARTFAHPSAGVQVTERLATLYRMAHLRGRLHITLRDLRSALAYTLTSGRDCTEIHALYAREEPETVQEILDSLYFTSWTGIHTGAHPHPRPDERDRLLAQLRDLDVAAVPDPQLDRKLDYSGPADGHSLVSFDQRGDLDERLLTDAFEALPRTHQADRAQIAAHRAYLAAARRRFYFESLDDTRWRGLLPYQAADRFLRMLACGQPGPEELARIVEAVSRGEGMPRGLGQTAGQDLALQVRAVPGGTVRSHRLFPAEQFTITVDGPPASPYVETGPRELVVRHHPEDGRAHRAQLTVRLDLYELLDRLHRGYQPGVEDRQGQNLALAVFKNALAATSYQEVLLNAPGSPPHRLRRLPDGALRLAPAARPDTPPDIDPGPVPEGAR, via the coding sequence ATGGCGCGGATCATCCCGATCGGGGAGCCGGCCAACGAGGCCGAGCGCATGGTGTTGCGCCATCTGCGGGAGCACGCGCCGGACGACTGGATCGTCGTGGCCAACTTCGAGCTGCCGTACGGGCCGGGGCGGCCGATGTTCGAGGTGGACCTGGCGGTCATCGCCGATCGCGGGGTTTATCTGGCCGACACCAAGGGCGTTCATGGCCGGGTGCAGGTGCGCGGTGGGCGTTGGTATCCGCAGGGCATGTCCTTTCCCAGTCCGGCGCGCAAGATCCGTAACCACGCGCGGGTCGCCGGTGACCTGTTGGCGCGCTCCCGGGCGGCGAGCGGTCGGCTCGGCTCGGTGTGGTGCGAGGGGCTCGTGGTCCTGCCGTACCGGGGTGCCACGCTGCACGATCCGGACGGGCGCGACGAGGTGACCACATACCAGCTCGCCGATCTCGTGCCGTTCATCGAGCGGCATCGCCCGCCCGGTCACCGCGCGGGGCCCGGTGACGAGGACATCTCCGCGCTTCGCGAAGACATCGCCCGCGTCTTCCAGGCGGAGACCCGGCCGCCTTCGGGCCAGCGTCGGTTCGGGCACTATGAGGTCGTCGAGACGCTGTACGAGGCATCCCCTGCCGACCTCGCCGACCAGGACGGCGATCCGGCCCGCAAGGTCTCCGTGTACCGGGTGCGCCTCGCCGACCAGCCCCGGTCAGGAACGCGCATCCTCCAGGCGCACGCCGTAGATCCGCTGCTGCCCGACGGCGCGCGGTCCACGGCCTACGCGCGGATCGGCAACCCGGTACAGGCTCTCAGCAAGCTGCCGTCCAGCCCGTACATCGTGCCGTGCGAGACGTCCTTTCCGCTGGACGAGGGCGACGGGTACGCCGTGGTCCTCAAGGATGTGCTCGCCGAGGCGCTGCGGGTCAGGCTCGACGCCCGGGGGCCGGGCACGCTGGGAGCCGACGCCCGGCGGCGGATCGTCGACGGGGTGCTCGGCGGTCTCGCGGTCGCGCACGCCCACCGGGTCGTGCACCGCTACCTCAGCCCGGACACCGTGCTCATCGGGCGCAACGGCACCGCCATGCTCACCGGGTTCGACTACGCCCACCCCGGTCCGCCGCGCCCGCGCGACGAGTCCCGGGGCATCGAGGCGTACGCTCACCAGTCACCCGCCTACCTCGCCCCCGAGTGCCACGAGCGGCCCGGGGTCTTCTCACCGGAGACCGATCTGTACGCGGCCGGGGTGCTCTTCCACGAGCTGTATACGGGCGAGGAGCCCGCCCTCGGCGCGGGGGGCACCCCGCTCGACAGCCTTGACGAAGCGGACCGGATCGACCCCGAGCTCAAGGCGGTCATCCGGGAATTGCTGTCCGCCGACCCCGGTGACCGGCCGCCCGCCCGCGAGGCCATCGCACGGCTCGGCAGCGCCGACAAGCGCCGTGCCCGAGTCCGGGGCCGACGCGGGGGAGGCGAGGAGTCCGGGGACCCGTTCGACTGGGACGACCCGCACAGCTACACCAGCCTGCCCGAAGGGTTCCGCCTCACCGAGCGGTTCCGGGTGCGCTCCCTGCTGGGACAGGGGCAGTTCGGGGTCGTCTACCGGGTGTTCAACACCCTCGACGACACCGACGAGGTCCTGAAGATCATCACCAGGGACCGGGAGTCCGTACGTGAGCGCCTGGAGAGCGAGTACCGCATCCTGCGCCGGATCGCCCCCCATCCCAATGTCGTGCGGCTGATCGACGCGGAGTGGCTGCCCAAGGGCGGATTCCCGTACCTGCGCATGGAGTTCGCCGAGGGGAAGGACCTCAAACGCGTCCTCGACCAGGGCCGCCCGCTCGGCCCCGCCGATGTGCGCAAGCTCCTCGACGATTGTCTGGCCGGCCTCGCCCACCTGCACGCGGGCGGGGTGTTCCACTGCGACATCAAGCCCAGCAATCTGCTGTGGACCGCCGACGGCGCCCGCATCCTCGACCTCAACGCGGCGGTCTCCGCCGACTCCACCCTTACCCCCACCCTCGGCTCGCCCCGCTACCTCGCCCCCGAAGCGACCCGTATCACCCGGCCAACCCGCGAGGAGCTGACCGACCTCGACCTGTTCGCGCTCGGTATCTCCGCCTACGAGGCCCTCACCTGCGATTATCCCTGGCAGGGGCGCGGCACCCCGCCGCGCGGCGGACAGCCCCTCGACCCGCGCCACCTGCCCGGCCTCGCCGACCTCGACCCGGACTTCACGGCAGTCCTGCTGCGGGCCCTCGCTCCCCGTCGCCACGAGCGCTACCACGACGCCGACGAGTTCCGCGCCGCCCTTGCCGAGGTCCGCGAGGTGCGCCTCGTGCCGCCCGCCCCGGCGCACGAGGAGCCGCGGCGGCCCGCACCGGCCGACGGCGACGGGGACGAGGCAGGTACCAATCCGTTCGTCGGACACCTCCAGACCCTCTACAGCCAGAGCGCCCGCACCAACGCTGGTACCCGCGGCCTCGACCCGGCCGCCTACCACCTCTACGTCGCCACCGCCCTGGACGACCGGCTGCGCCCCGATGTCCTCGCGGGCCGCCACCGTCTCGTCCTCATCACCGGAAACGCCGGGGACGGCAAGACCGCCTTCCTTCAGTTCCTCGCCGACGAGGCCCGCCGCCGGGGCGCCCGGTTCGGCGAAGCACGCGCCAACGGCGACGACTTCACCCTCGACGGCCGCTCCTTCCACACCAACCACGACGGCAGCCAGGACGAGGGTGACACCGACAACGACACCGTCCTCGACACGTTCCTGGCCCCCTACCGCGGCGCCACCGACGAGGGCTGGCCCGACGACGCCACTCGGCTCGTCGCTGTCAACGAGGGCCGGCTCGTCGACTTCGTCACCCGGCACCAGGAGCGCTACCCGCTGCTCGCGGACACCGTCCGGGAAGGGCTGACCACCGGCCGTGCCGCCCACGGCGTCGCCGTGGTCAACCTGAACGCCCGCGACGTCCTCGCGGACCCCGACGGCGCCGGGTCGATCATGCGCCGCATGGTCGCCGTCCTCACGGACGAACGGCACTGGCAGGCCTGCGGCTCCTGCGCCCTCGCCCCGCGCTGCTACGCCCTGCACAACGCCCGCACCTTCGCCCACCCCAGCGCGGGCGTCCAGGTCACCGAACGCCTCGCCACCCTCTACCGCATGGCCCATCTGCGAGGCCGCCTCCACATCACGCTGCGGGACCTGCGCTCCGCCCTCGCCTACACCCTCACCTCCGGCCGCGACTGCACCGAGATCCACGCCCTGTACGCGCGTGAGGAGCCTGAGACTGTCCAGGAGATCCTGGACAGTCTGTACTTCACCAGCTGGACGGGCATCCACACCGGCGCCCATCCGCATCCGCGCCCGGACGAACGCGACCGCCTGCTCGCCCAGTTGCGCGACCTCGATGTCGCCGCCGTCCCCGACCCCCAGCTGGACCGGAAGCTCGACTACAGCGGCCCCGCCGACGGACACAGCCTCGTCTCCTTCGACCAGCGCGGTGACCTCGACGAGCGCCTCCTCACCGACGCCTTCGAGGCCCTGCCCCGCACCCACCAGGCCGACCGCGCCCAGATCGCCGCGCACCGTGCCTACCTTGCCGCGGCCAGGCGCCGCTTCTACTTCGAGAGCCTCGACGACACCCGCTGGCGGGGCCTCCTGCCCTACCAGGCCGCCGACCGGTTCCTGCGCATGCTCGCCTGCGGGCAGCCGGGCCCGGAGGAACTGGCCCGGATCGTCGAGGCCGTCAGCCGCGGCGAGGGCATGCCTCGTGGGCTGGGCCAGACGGCCGGCCAGGACCTCGCGCTCCAGGTGCGGGCCGTCCCCGGCGGCACCGTGCGCAGCCACCGGCTGTTCCCCGCCGAGCAGTTCACCATCACCGTCGACGGCCCGCCCGCCTCGCCGTACGTCGAGACCGGCCCCCGCGAACTCGTCGTACGCCACCACCCCGAGGACGGCCGCGCCCACCGCGCTCAGCTGACCGTCCGCCTCGACCTGTACGAACTGCTCGACCGGCTGCACCGCGGCTACCAGCCCGGTGTCGAGGACCGCCAGGGCCAGAACCTCGCCCTTGCCGTCTTCAAGAACGCCCTGGCCGCGACCTCCTATCAAGAGGTCCTCCTCAACGCACCCGGATCGCCGCCCCACCGGCTGCGCCGACTCCCGGACGGCGCCCTGCGCCTGGCGCCGGCGGCCCGACCCGACACACCCCCGGACATCGACCCCGGTCCGGTACCGGAAGGAGCACGCTGA
- the mads2 gene encoding methylation-associated defense system DNA methyltransferase MAD2: MGEEQLGFDIPGEGERRPARSSAGAKPKGSGKGRAAAGVQEEDSGPRKLQDDEIFDYISGGDKVVKHTPMEEVRQRIARALVHQYGIDPRDMRADFPLQVENRKTGRKSRKRVSIAIFEHGSIPEGEEPKRENIRRIVVIKPRPNDSRTVSKIRTFARAKEQVDEVADLMHAAGPQCLYGMWTDDKDLYFIRRDPNRFEDEYLPLANWPRGDATLFDVQGNLSSLGIMRSADETMLRFAFRRCHDFIHGNEGLPKDAAFWQFLYVLFAKLHDEKMVREKKGDPRFYVDTTELVALAKDDAGSSAVAQRVKDLFAEVKKDHPDQFTEYDRLTLNDAALTFITGELSTYTLHGTSLDALGTAYQELVGDNLRGDRGQYFTPNVATRFMVELLDPQLDETVLDPCCGTGGFLRETLLHVLHREWMPDFGRGLSAKRKAELETEHRPDLARYARDRIFGLDFDPFLTRAASFGVMMLTEEKGNTFQVDSLQFPRMGQKQPGYEAAMKHRERIYPGQVDVLLTNPPFGTDIPVSGPTLDLFRVDESGGEKPQSIAYDWSRDKADGSLKQGKPAASLPPERLFVQKCVEWLREGGRMGIVLPNGILSNPGPDDEAVRQYILDECWVMASVELPIEPFVVGAGVNILTTMLFLRKKTQREKTEEQLHGREDYPVFMSVVEKAGMDRRGNKLYVRNPRGDYEWRDEFEDDDIYVKSVVIPRRIKVRNKVVDNDLMDLRDRPVEYERPNVHDEYRKFLKEHGRELPWRKGETA, encoded by the coding sequence ATGGGTGAGGAACAGCTGGGCTTCGACATTCCCGGGGAGGGTGAGCGGAGGCCGGCGCGGTCGTCGGCCGGGGCGAAGCCGAAGGGGTCCGGTAAGGGGCGGGCGGCGGCGGGGGTGCAGGAGGAGGACTCCGGGCCGCGCAAGCTCCAGGACGACGAGATCTTCGACTACATCTCCGGCGGCGACAAGGTCGTCAAGCACACCCCGATGGAGGAGGTGCGGCAGCGCATCGCCCGAGCGCTCGTCCACCAGTACGGCATCGACCCGCGCGACATGCGGGCCGACTTCCCGCTCCAGGTGGAGAACCGTAAAACCGGCCGCAAGTCGCGCAAGCGCGTGAGCATCGCGATCTTCGAGCACGGCTCGATCCCGGAGGGCGAGGAGCCCAAGCGGGAGAACATCCGCCGGATCGTGGTCATCAAGCCGCGCCCCAACGACAGCCGCACCGTCTCCAAGATCCGCACGTTCGCACGGGCCAAGGAGCAGGTCGACGAGGTCGCCGACCTGATGCACGCGGCCGGCCCGCAGTGCTTGTACGGCATGTGGACGGATGACAAGGACCTCTACTTCATCCGTCGCGACCCGAACCGCTTCGAGGACGAGTACCTTCCGCTGGCGAACTGGCCGCGCGGCGACGCCACCCTCTTCGACGTCCAGGGCAACCTCTCCTCGCTCGGCATCATGCGCAGTGCCGACGAGACGATGCTGCGGTTCGCCTTCCGCCGCTGCCACGACTTCATCCACGGCAACGAGGGTCTGCCCAAGGACGCAGCGTTCTGGCAGTTCCTGTACGTCCTGTTCGCCAAGCTGCACGACGAGAAAATGGTGCGCGAGAAGAAGGGCGACCCTCGCTTCTACGTCGACACGACGGAGCTGGTGGCCCTCGCGAAGGACGACGCGGGCAGCTCTGCTGTGGCCCAGCGTGTGAAGGATCTCTTCGCCGAGGTCAAGAAGGACCACCCCGACCAGTTCACCGAGTACGACCGGCTTACCCTCAACGACGCCGCGCTCACCTTCATCACCGGTGAACTGTCCACGTACACCCTGCACGGCACCTCCCTCGACGCGCTCGGCACCGCCTACCAGGAACTCGTCGGCGACAACCTGCGCGGCGACCGCGGGCAGTACTTCACCCCGAATGTCGCCACCCGCTTCATGGTCGAACTCCTGGATCCGCAACTCGACGAGACCGTTCTCGACCCCTGCTGTGGCACCGGCGGCTTCCTGCGCGAGACCTTGCTCCATGTACTCCATCGCGAGTGGATGCCGGACTTCGGGCGCGGGCTGTCCGCGAAGCGGAAGGCCGAGCTGGAGACCGAGCACCGTCCGGACCTCGCACGGTACGCACGCGATCGGATCTTCGGCCTGGACTTCGACCCGTTCCTGACCCGCGCGGCCTCCTTCGGCGTCATGATGCTGACCGAGGAGAAGGGCAACACCTTCCAGGTGGACTCCCTTCAGTTCCCCCGCATGGGCCAGAAGCAGCCCGGCTACGAAGCGGCGATGAAGCACCGCGAGCGCATCTACCCCGGCCAGGTCGACGTCCTGCTCACCAACCCGCCCTTCGGTACCGACATCCCCGTCTCCGGTCCCACACTGGACCTGTTCCGGGTGGACGAGTCCGGTGGGGAGAAGCCCCAGAGCATCGCCTACGACTGGAGCAGGGACAAGGCGGACGGTTCGCTCAAGCAGGGCAAGCCCGCCGCCTCCCTCCCGCCCGAGCGGCTGTTCGTGCAGAAGTGCGTGGAGTGGCTCAGAGAGGGCGGCCGGATGGGGATCGTCCTGCCCAACGGCATCCTCTCCAACCCCGGTCCCGACGACGAGGCCGTACGGCAGTACATCCTCGACGAGTGCTGGGTCATGGCGAGCGTTGAGCTGCCCATCGAGCCGTTCGTGGTGGGCGCCGGGGTCAACATCCTCACCACCATGCTCTTCCTGCGGAAGAAGACCCAACGGGAGAAGACCGAGGAGCAGTTGCACGGCCGTGAGGATTACCCGGTCTTCATGTCGGTCGTCGAGAAGGCCGGCATGGACCGGCGCGGGAACAAGCTCTACGTGCGGAATCCTCGTGGCGACTACGAGTGGCGTGACGAGTTCGAGGACGACGACATCTATGTCAAGAGCGTTGTCATCCCCCGGCGGATCAAGGTGCGGAACAAGGTCGTCGACAACGACCTGATGGACCTGCGGGACCGGCCTGTGGAGTACGAGCGGCCCAACGTCCACGACGAGTACCGGAAGTTCCTCAAGGAGCACGGGCGCGAACTTCCGTGGCGGAAGGGGGAGACGGCGTGA
- a CDS encoding DUF397 domain-containing protein, which yields MRVTRDLSTARWRKSSYSDGQQGGACVEVSDDFPGSVPVRDSKNTTGPVLMLDGVAWQLFIDGIKDRSL from the coding sequence ATGCGAGTCACCCGGGACCTGAGCACCGCCCGCTGGCGCAAGTCCTCGTACAGCGACGGCCAGCAGGGCGGCGCTTGTGTCGAAGTCTCTGACGATTTCCCCGGCTCCGTCCCCGTCCGCGACAGCAAGAACACAACCGGCCCTGTCCTGATGCTGGACGGAGTTGCCTGGCAGCTGTTCATCGACGGCATCAAGGACCGCTCCCTGTAG
- the mads5 gene encoding methylation-associated defense system restriction endonuclease subunit S MAD5, whose protein sequence is MKVAEPGNPARLGWFERQGLKLVARPYLSGAFATTRLLERLPVEKTALKDLTAGYAGGIFDGPMSRRVYLTDPAHSVPFVGSKDMLVADFSALPRLSRAEAESPSLSYMELKPGMTLISRSGFNAGRRSYVRSDMVGFWSSEHVMKVVPNQDRIQPGYLYAFLASRFGEVLVRGGIYGSAVKHIAPEHVGEIPVPRFGDAVETEIHELVQGAAELRAEFQAGLDAATRDLFRTAGIEELLDLRWHEQGRDLGFAERGVSATSLRALNFQPRARGILERLGERECVSLGEVCAGGMLRTGKRFKRVEADPAYGVRLVGQRQSFWVRPEGRWISAEQAPDDILQEDETVLIAAHGTLGDNEVYGRSILVTGSWLDNAFSQDFVRVVSGDSGVSGAYLFAFFRSEAVFRVLRSMSVGGKQQEYHTKLLRGLPIPVLTQPDRDRIADTVRAAYRKRDEADRREDLALVKLEAAVTG, encoded by the coding sequence GTGAAGGTCGCCGAACCCGGGAATCCGGCGCGGCTGGGGTGGTTTGAGCGGCAGGGGTTGAAGCTTGTTGCGAGGCCCTATCTGTCGGGAGCGTTTGCCACGACGCGGCTGCTGGAGCGGCTGCCAGTGGAGAAGACGGCGCTGAAAGACCTCACAGCGGGGTACGCGGGGGGCATCTTCGACGGTCCGATGTCGCGGCGGGTGTACCTCACCGATCCCGCGCACAGCGTTCCGTTCGTGGGCAGCAAGGACATGCTTGTCGCTGACTTCAGCGCCCTGCCCCGGCTGAGCAGGGCCGAAGCGGAGTCACCCAGCCTGAGCTACATGGAGCTCAAGCCCGGGATGACACTGATCTCGCGGTCAGGGTTCAACGCCGGGCGACGCTCGTACGTACGCTCGGACATGGTCGGATTCTGGTCATCGGAACACGTCATGAAGGTCGTACCGAACCAAGACAGGATCCAACCGGGATACCTGTACGCGTTTCTGGCCAGCCGGTTTGGTGAGGTGCTTGTCAGAGGCGGTATCTACGGGTCGGCGGTGAAGCACATCGCGCCCGAGCACGTCGGTGAGATTCCTGTTCCGCGCTTTGGGGACGCCGTAGAGACCGAGATTCACGAACTCGTCCAAGGCGCGGCCGAGTTGAGGGCGGAGTTCCAGGCGGGACTCGATGCGGCGACGCGGGATCTGTTCCGTACGGCCGGGATCGAGGAGCTGCTGGATCTGCGGTGGCACGAGCAGGGGCGGGATCTGGGGTTCGCGGAGCGCGGTGTCTCGGCGACGAGCTTGCGGGCGCTCAACTTTCAGCCGAGGGCTCGGGGGATTCTGGAGCGGTTGGGGGAGCGGGAGTGTGTGTCGTTGGGGGAGGTTTGTGCGGGGGGCATGCTCAGAACCGGGAAGCGGTTCAAGCGTGTTGAAGCGGACCCGGCCTATGGCGTTCGGCTCGTCGGGCAGCGTCAGTCCTTCTGGGTCCGGCCGGAAGGGCGTTGGATCAGCGCGGAGCAGGCACCCGATGACATCCTGCAAGAGGACGAGACGGTCTTGATCGCCGCTCACGGCACGTTGGGTGACAACGAGGTGTACGGCCGATCGATCCTGGTCACGGGTTCGTGGCTGGACAACGCGTTCAGTCAGGACTTTGTGCGGGTCGTCAGCGGGGACTCGGGTGTTTCCGGCGCCTACCTGTTCGCATTTTTCCGTTCGGAGGCTGTATTCCGCGTTCTGCGGTCCATGAGCGTAGGAGGGAAGCAGCAGGAGTACCACACCAAGCTGCTAAGGGGACTGCCCATTCCCGTCCTCACCCAGCCCGACCGCGACCGTATCGCCGACACCGTCCGTGCCGCCTACAGGAAGCGCGACGAGGCTGACCGCAGGGAGGACTTGGCGCTCGTGAAGCTGGAAGCGGCCGTGACGGGCTGA
- a CDS encoding helix-turn-helix domain-containing protein, with protein MTQPARELDPAHSARDLYGVELRRQRQLAGLSLDRLSDIVNYSKTHLHGVETGERLPLPPISEKLDVAFGTGELFQGLWGVVKREHTPRRFDHCLELEARAARIQEFGASLIPGLLQTEAYMRALFTAGEPGMSPREIDGLVADRLGRQEILRRDCPADCWWIIGEAALRQAVGGPTVMSGQLAALLPLVNTRHTTIQVSPFEAEACALMSGTLILLTLPDNSITLYQEGAGYGEVIDDREAVTRHVREYDLKKACALSPRESAALIETMLETHESCESPGT; from the coding sequence ATGACCCAGCCCGCCCGCGAACTCGACCCCGCGCACTCCGCACGCGACCTGTACGGCGTGGAACTGCGCCGCCAACGCCAGCTCGCCGGGCTGTCGTTGGACCGGCTGTCGGACATCGTCAACTACAGCAAGACGCACCTGCACGGAGTGGAGACGGGGGAGCGGCTTCCGTTGCCGCCGATCTCGGAGAAGCTGGATGTGGCGTTTGGGACGGGGGAGTTGTTCCAGGGGTTGTGGGGGGTGGTGAAGCGGGAGCATACGCCGAGACGGTTCGATCATTGTTTGGAGTTGGAGGCGCGGGCGGCGCGGATTCAGGAGTTCGGCGCGAGTCTCATTCCCGGGCTGCTCCAGACAGAGGCGTACATGCGAGCCCTGTTCACCGCGGGGGAGCCCGGGATGAGCCCTCGGGAAATCGACGGCCTCGTGGCAGACCGCTTGGGCCGCCAGGAGATCCTGCGCCGGGATTGCCCGGCGGACTGCTGGTGGATCATCGGGGAAGCGGCGCTACGACAAGCCGTAGGCGGACCAACAGTAATGAGCGGGCAACTCGCGGCGCTGCTGCCACTGGTCAACACACGTCACACGACCATCCAGGTGAGCCCGTTCGAGGCGGAGGCATGCGCCCTGATGAGCGGCACCCTCATCCTGCTGACTCTCCCAGACAACTCGATCACCTTGTACCAAGAGGGCGCCGGGTACGGGGAAGTCATCGACGACCGGGAGGCCGTCACGCGGCACGTGCGAGAGTACGATCTGAAGAAAGCGTGCGCCCTCTCGCCGCGGGAGTCAGCAGCGCTGATCGAGACGATGTTGGAGACACACGAGTCATGCGAGTCACCCGGGACCTGA